A single Ammospiza caudacuta isolate bAmmCau1 chromosome 6, bAmmCau1.pri, whole genome shotgun sequence DNA region contains:
- the TMEM41B gene encoding transmembrane protein 41B produces the protein MAQRRVAERGPCQAAAAESARHQRQLLEGKALAEGGSARTSLLILVSIFLSAAFLMFLVYKNFPQLSEEERECIKVPRDMDDAKALGKVLSKYKDTFYVQVLVAYFATYVFLQTFAIPGSIFLSILSGFLYPFPLALFLVCLCSGLGASFCYMLSYLVGRPVVYRYLTEKAVKWSEQVERHREHLINYIIFLRITPFLPNWFINITSPVINVPLKVFFIGTFLGVAPPSFVAIKAGTTLYQLTTAGEAVSWNSVFVLMILAILSILPALFQKKLKQKFE, from the exons ATGGCGCAGAGAAGGGTGGCGGAGCGCGGGCCTTGccaggcggcggcggcggagagCGCCAGGCACCAGCGGCAGCTACTGGAAG GGAAAGCCCTTGCAGAAGGTGGATCAGCTCGGACATCACTTCTTATTTTAGTGTCCATCTTCTTATCAGCTGCTTTCCTCATGTTCCTGGTATATAAAAATTTCCCACAACTTAGTGA agaagaaagagaatgTATAAAGGTTCCCAGAGATATGGATGATGCAAAGGCCTTGGGAAAAGTCTTGTCCAAATACAAGGACACGTTTTATGTTCAAGTGTTAGTGGCTTATTTTGCCACATATGTTTT CTTGCAAACATTTGCTATTCCTGGGTCTATATTCCTCAGTATCCTGTCAGGGTTTCTTTATCCCTTCCCACTGGCCttatttcttgtttgtttg tgctcAGGACTTGGGGCTTCATTCTGCTACATGCTGTCATACCTAGTGGGGCGTCCCGTTGTGTACAGATATTTAACAGAAAAAGCAGTCAAATGGTCAGAACAG GTTGAACGACATAGAGAACATCTGATTAACTACATTATATTTTTGAGAATAACACCTTTCCTCCCCAACTGGTTTATCAATATCACATCTCCTGTAATCAACGTGCCATTGAAAGTGTTTTTCATTGGCACTTTCCTAG GTGTAGCACCACCATCTTTTGTAGCCATTAAGGCAGGAACAACGCTGTACCAGCTTACAACAGCAGGGGAAGCTGTTTCCTGGAACTCTGTTTTTGTCCTCATGATTCTAGCCATCCTCTCCATCCTACCAGCTCTGTTCCAGAAGAAGCTGAAACAGAAGTTTGAATAA